The DNA segment GGCCGCCCGGCCGGTGATCCTGCACTGGCTGGGGCCGGTGTTCGACCCGGCGCTGGCGGGCTACTGGGGCAGCGTCGACCCGGACGCCGCCACCGAGACCCTCCTCGCGATCGTCGCCGACCACCCCGGAAAGGTGGACGGCGTCAAGGTCTCCCTGCTGGACCCCGCCCGGGAGGTGGCACTGCGCCGCCGGCTGCCGCCGGCCGTGCGCTGCTACACCGGCGACGACTTCCACTACCCGGAGCTGATCGCCGGCGACGAGCACGGCGCCAGCCACGCCCTGCTGGGCGTCTTCGACCCGCTCGCCCCCCTCGCCGCCGCTGCCGTGCGCCTCCTGGACGGCGGGGACACCGCGGGGTTCCGGGCCGCCCTGGACCCCACCGTCGCGCTCGCCCGGCACCTCTTCGAGGCACCCACCCGCCACTACAGGACCGGCATCGTCCTGCTGGCCTGGCTGGCGGGCCACCAGTCCCACTTCGCCATGGTCGGCGGCCTGCAGTCGGCCCGCTCCCTGCCCCACCTGCGGCGCGCCCACCAACTCGCCGACCGGCTCGGCCTGTTCCCCGACCCGGAACTCGCCGCCCACCGGATGCGCCGGCTGCTCGCCGGCCACGGGGCGGGGGACGCGTGAACGACGCCGCCCCGGGCCTCCTCGACCGGCTCAGCCTCAACCAGCAGACCGTCCGGCAGTGGTCGCTGCCCGAACTGGCCGACGGCTGCGCCCGGGCCGGTGTACGGGGCGTGGGCCTGTGGCGCGCCCCGGTGCGGGAGTACGGGGTGGCCGCGGCCGCCCGGCTCCTGCGGGACGCCGGGCTGCGGGTCACCAGCCTGTGCCGGGGCGGCTTCCTCACCGCTCCGGACCCGGCCGGGCGGGCGGCCGCCCTGGACGACAACCGGGCGGCCGTCGACGAGGCGGCCGCCCTCGGGACCGACACCCTGGTCCTGGTCGCCGGCGGCCTGCCGCCCGGCAGCCGGGACCTCACGGGCGCCCGGGAGCGGGTCGCCGAGGCACTGGCCGTACTGGGCCCCTACGCCGGGCAGCGGGGCGTCCGGCTGGCCCTGGAACCCCTGCACCCCATGTACGCCGCGGACCGCTGCGTGGTCTCCACCCTCGCCCAGGCCCTCGACCTCGCCGAGCGGTTCCCCGCCGGACAGGTGGGCGTGGTCGTCGACACCTACCACCTGTGGTGGGACGACACCGTCGGCACCCAGATCGCCCGCGCCGGCGGCACAGGCGGGGCCGGGTCCCGGATCGCCGCCTTCCAGCTCGCCGACTGGATCACCCCGCTGCCCGAGGGCGCCCTGCTGGGGCGCGGGCAGTTGGGGGACGGCGCGGTGGACCTGCGGTGGTTCCGCGAACGCGTCGAGGCGGCCGGCTACCGGGGGCCGGTCGAGGTCGAGATCTTCCACCCGGCGCTGTGGGCCCGCGACGGCGCGGACGTGCTGGCCGAGGTCGTGGACCGCTTCCGCACCCACGTCGCCTGACGGGACGGGGCGCGGCCCGCACCCGCACGACGAGTCGCGGGGCGCCCGACGGGACGCGGCCCGCGGCGCACGGCGGGACGCCGTGCACAGCCCGTGCCGGAGAAACAACTCAGCGGATGCGCGCAACCGTTGGCCCTCCACAAAGGTCATAGCTGACGCCGGTCCCGAAGGGGAGGGGCCCGGGGGGGACCCGGGACCGGCGTGGAGGGGGAATCGAGGGGCCCGACCATCGGACGGGCCCCTCGAGGGGAGCTCGGGCCGACGGCATCCGGAGCCCGGCCTCCCGGCGCGTTGTCGGACCCCGGCGGTACGGTCGTTCCATGGTCAACGCAGCCGTGGTCGAAGGGGTCCTGGAGCGGATCACCTACGCCAACGAGGAGAACGGCTACACCGTCGCACGGGTCGACACCGGCCGCGGCGCGGGCGACCTGCTGACCGTCGTCGGCGCGCTGCTCGGGGCGCAGCCGGGCGAATCGCTGCGCATGGAGGGCCGCTGGGGCTCCCACCCCCAGTACGGCAAGCAGTTCACCGTCGAGAACTACACCACCGTCCTGCCCGCCACCATCCAGGGCATCCGCCGCTATCTGGGCTCCGGCCTGATCAAGGGCATCGGCCCGCGGATCGCCGACCGCATCGTCGAACACTTCGGCACGGACACCCTCGACATCATCGAGACCACCCCCGCACGTCTGGTGGAGGTGCCGGGCCTGGGCCCCAAGCGCACGAAGATGATCGGCGCCGCCTGGGAGGAACAGAAGGCCATCAAGGAGGTCATGGTCTTCCTCCAGGGCGTCGGTGTCTCCACCTCCATCGCCGTGCGGATCTACAAGAAGTACGGCGACGCCTCCATCTCCGTCGTCCGCAATCAGCCCTACCGCCTGGCCGCCGACGTCTGGGGCATCGGCTTCCTGACCGCCGACCGCATCGCGCAGTCGGTGGGCATCCCGCACGACAGCCCCGACCGCGTCAAGGCGGGCCTGCAGTACGCGCTGTCGCAGTCCACGGACCAGGGCCACTGCTTCCTGCCCGAGGAGCAACTGATCGCCGACGCGGTGAAGTTGCTCCAGGTGGACACCGGCCTGGTCATCGACTGTCTGGGCGAGCTGGCCGCCGACCCGGAGGGCGTGGTGCGCGAGCAGGTGCCCGGCGACGCGGAGGGCGCGCCGCCGGTCACCGCCGTCTACCTGGTGCCCTTCCACCGCGCCGAGATCTCCCTGGCCGGCCGGCTGACCCGGCTGCTGCGCACCGGCGAAGACCGGATGCCGGCCTTCCAGGACGTCGACTGGGACCGGGCGCTGGCCTGGCTGGCGCGGCGCACGGGCGCCGAGCTGGCCCCCGAGCAGCAGCAGGCGGTGCGGCTGGCGCTGACCGAGAAGGTCGCGGTGCTCACCGGCGGGCCGGGCTGCGGCAAGTCCTTCACCGTCCGGTCCGTCGTCGAACTGGCCCGCGCCAAGAAGGCCACGGTGGCGCTGGCGGCGCCCACGGGCCGGGCGGCCAAGCGGCTCTCGGAGCTGACCGGCGCCGAGGCGTCCACGGTCCACCGCCTCCTGGAACTCAAGCCCGGCGGGGACGCCGCCTACGACGCCGACCGGCCGCTGGACGCCGATCTGGTGGTCGTCGACGAGGCCTCGATGCTGGACCTGCTGCTCGCCAACAAGCTGGTCAAGGCGGTGCCGCCGGGCGCCCACCTGCTGCTCGTCGGGGACGTCGACCAGCTGCCGTCGGTCGGCGCGGGCGAGGTGCTGCGCGATCTGCTCGACGGCTCCGGCCCGGTGCCGGCGGTCCGGCTGACCCGGATCTTCCGGCAGGCCCAGCAGTCCGGGGTGGTCACCAACGCCCACCGCATCAACTCCGGCGTCCCGCCGCTGACGACCGGGCTGTCGGACTTCTTCCTGTTCGCCGAGGAGGACGCCGAGGAGGCCGGACGGCTGGCGGTGGACGTCGCGGCCCGCCGGATCCCCGCGAAGTTCGGCCTCGACCCGCGCCGGGACGTCCAGGTCCTCACCCCGATGCACCGCGGCCCGGCCGGTGCGGGCGCCCTGAACGGCCTGCTCCAGCAGGCCGTCACCCCCGCCCGCCCCGATCTTCCCGAGCGCCGCTTCGGCGGCCGGGTCTTCCGCGTCGGCGACAAGGTCACGCAGATCAGGAACAACTACGAAAAAGGCCGCAACGGCGTCTTCAACGGCACGGTCGGCGTGGTCACCGCCCTGGACTCCGACGAGCAGCGGCTGACCGTGCGCACCGACGAGGACGAGGAGGTCCCCTACGACTTCGACGAACTCGACGAACTCGCCCACGCCTATGCCGTGACGATCCACCGCTCGCAGGGTAGTGAGTACCCAGCGGTGGTGATTCCGGTCACCACCAGTGCCTGGATGATGCTGCAGCGCAATTTGCTGTATACCGCAGTGACCCGGGCAAAGCGCTTGGTGGTGCTGGTCGGCTCCCGCAAGGCGTTGGGGCAGGCCGTCCGCACGGTATCCGCCGGTCGGCGGTGTACGGCGCTCGATCACCGGCTCGCCGGTGCGATGTGAGAGGTCACCCCTCTTTCCCATTCGGGGCGAAGGGGGGCAGGATGGGCACTCAGGCGGCACTGAGTGCCGCAGACAGGCCCTATGGCCGACCCCGAGTGCACAACCAAGGCCCAAATGGGGGAAGGTATAGGCAGTCAGGGCACCTCGAAGAAGAGGCACAACGTCGGTGAGGGATGACGTGAGCGACAACTCTGTAGTACTGCGTTACGGGGACGGCGAATACAGCTACCCGGTCGTCGACAGCACTGTTGGCGACAAGGGCTTCGATATCTCGAAGCTGCGCGCCCAGACCGGTCTGGTGACCCTGGATTCCGGTTACGGCAACACCGCGGCGTACAAATCCGCGATCACCTATCTCGACGGTGAGAACGGGATTCTTCGTTACCGCGGGTACCCGATCGAGCAGCTCGCAGAGCGCAGCACGTTCGTCGAGACCGCGTACCTCCTCATCAACGGTGAGCTGCCCACCGTCGATGAGCTGGCGAACTTCAAGCAGGACATCACGTACCACACCCTGCTCCACGAGGACGTCAAGCGCTTCTACGACGGCTTCCCCCGGGACGCCCACCCGATGGCGATGCTGTCCTCGGTCGTCAGCGCGCTGTCGACCTTCTACCAGGACAGCCACAACCCGTTCGACGAGCAGCAGCGCCACATCTCCACGATCCGGCTGCTGGCCAAGCTCCCGACGATCGCGGCCTACGCGTACAAGAAGTCGGTCGGCCACCCGGTCGTCTACCCGAGCAACGACCTCGGGTACGTCGAGAACTTCCTGCGCATGACCTTCTCGGTGCCCGCGGCGGACTACGACCTCGACCCGGTGGTGGTCAGCGCCCTCGACAAGCTGCTGATCCTGCACGCCGACCACGAGCAGAACTGCTCCACCTCCACGGTCCGCCTGGTCGGGTCCTCGCAGGCGAACCTCTTCGCCTCGATCTCGGCCGGCATCAACGCCCTGTGGGGCCCCCTGCACGGCGGCGCCAACCAGTCCGTGCTGGAGATGCTGGAGGGCATCCAGGCCAGCGGCGGCGACGTCGACTCCTTCATCCGCAAGGTGAAGAACAAGGAAGACGGCGTGAAGCTCATGGGCTTCGGGCACCGCGTCTACAAGAACTTCGACCCCCGGGCGAAGATCATCAAGGCGGCGGCGCACGACGTCCTCTCCGCGCTCGGCAAGTCCGACGAGCTGCTGGACATCGCCCTCAAGCTGGAGGAGCACGCGCTCTCCGACGACTACTTCGTCGAGCGCAAGCTCTACCCGAACGTCGACTTCTACACCGGCCTGATCTACCGGGCCATGGGCTTCCCGACCGAGATGTTCACCGTGCTCTTCGCGCTCGGCCGGCTGCCCGGCTGGATCGCCCAGTGGCACGAGATGATCAAGGAGCCCGGTTCCCGCATCGGCCGCCCGCGGCAGATCTACACCGGCGTCGTCGAGCGCGACTTCGTGCCGGTCGAGGAGCGCTGACCCCTTCCGAGGGCAGCCTCCCGCAGAAACGAGAAAGCGCCCCGCCTCCGGATCCCCCCACGGGTCCAGAGCGCGGGGCGCTTCCCCTTGTCCCGGTTGGATTCCCCCCACGGGATCCGTCCGGGCGTTCCGGGTTGCACCGCGATCTGCCGGGACGCGCACATTCGGGAGGGCCGCTCAAAGCTCCCCGGGCGCGTCGCCCCGGCCACGCGTAGCCGGGCACGATCCCCCAAGATCTGCACGGCTGTTGCAGTGCAAGCCCCGCCGGGGTGCCTGCACTGCCCGGTTAGACTCACGACCCCCCTCAATGGTTACGTTCCCATGAGTGTGATCTGGGTCTCTTGCCATATAGGGGCGAATGCGGTCAAGGGCCCCGATTTGCAGATCGAGGCCCCCGGGTATGGGTGTTGTGTCAGTTGTAAGGGCCGTGTGAAATTTTTCGAGCACGGGCCGCGTGCAACTGCCGGGCCGGGGTCCGCGCCTCAGGCCGCCTGCCCCACGAGCTCGTAACCGGCCTCGTCGACGGCCGCCCGCACCGCGTCCTCGTCCAGCGGCGCCTTGGACGTGACGGTCACCAGGCCGGTGGCCGCGACCGCCTGCACCGAACTCACCCCGGCGAGCTCGCCGATCTCGGACGACACCGCCCCCTCGCAGTGGCCGCAGGTCATGCCGGTGACCCGGTAGGTGGTGGTCACCTCGCCGACCTGGACGTCGGTGCCGCCGGAGTGGCAGGAGCCTTCGGGGGTGCAGCAGGAGCTGTTCTCGGCCATGGGGGATTCTCCTTGTGGTGCCGATGTGTTCCGTGTGGTGCCACGCGCCGGGGAGTCGCGGCGTGCCGTGAGTGCCTCCGGCGGCTGCCGCCGGCTCCCGACCCTCGGCACTCTATACCCCTAGGGGGTATCAATCCAGCATCCGGGGCGCGCCCACCACGTTGCCGCACGCCCCACCACGCGTCAGCCTGGGGATGACGGGCTCGGGGCGGATCCGAGGAGGCGGCCGTATGGACGTACTCGCCCTCTACGGCCTGCTGGTGCTCACCACGCTGCCACCACTGATCCCCAACTCCGCCCTCCTTGTCACGACCGGAGTACTCGCCTCCCGGGGTGAGGTGTTCCTCCCCCTCGTCCTCGTGGTCGTCGGGGGCAGCGCCCTGCTCGGGGACCTCCTCATGTACCTCGCCGCACGGCGCTTCGGCGGACCCGTACGCACCTGGATGCGCCGCAACCCCCGCCGCCGCGCCCTGCTGGCCTGGACCTCCCACCGCATCCAGCGCTACGGCCTGCCCTTCGTCATCGTCATACGGTTCCTGCCCAGCGGCCGCATCGTCGGCGCCCTGGCCTCCGGGGTCCTGCGCTACCCGCTGCGCAGATACGCGCTCGGCGCCGCCGTCGCCGAGGCGACCTGGGCCACCTACTCGGTCGGCCTCGGCTACCTGGGCGCCGCCACCACCGGCCGCCCCCTCTACGCCGTCGCCCTCGGCTTCGGCGTCTCCTGCGCGGTCGCCGCCGTCGGCACCGCGATCCAGTGGGCCACCCGCCGCCGCGCCCTGCACGACCCGCCGGAGGAGGACGGCGGGGGCGAGGGCAGCGGTACCGCCGGCGGGGGCGGTGGAGCCCGGGGCCAGGAGCCGCCGGGCGACGGGTGGGGCGAGGGGCGCGGCGGCCGGGCCTCGGCCATGGCGGCGGCGCCGGTGCCGGCGCGATTGCCAGTGGGCGGCCCTGCAGTGCGGACATGACGCCGGGGGCGTGCTGCCGGAGTTCCAGGGCCGGGGCATCGCCGTGGCGGCGGCGCGCCGGGTCATCGCGGCGGCCGGGGCCGGGGGCCGCTACCGCTCGCTGCACGCCTTCCCCTCGGCCGACCACGCCGCGCCCAACGCCGTCTGCCGCAACGCGGGCTCCCGGATCGGACGGCTCACCTGCGTGGGGCCGGGCTCCCGGCCCGGGGACGGCTCACCCGCCCGGGAACGGCTCACCCGCGCGGGGTCGGGCTCCCGGACGGGGCCCGGACGTCCGCGACGGCTACCGGCTCGCCGGTGCGCCGGGAACGCTCGCACGCCTCGGCGACGTAGAGCGCCTCCAGTGCCTCGGCGGGCGAGCACGGGCTCGGTGCCCGCCCCGCCGCGACCTCGGCGAAGACGCCCAGCTCGGTGACGTAGGCGTCGTGGAAGCGCTCCATGAACGTCGCGTACGGATCGGCGGCCCGCCGCCACGACAGCTTCGCCTCGGCGGACGGCAGCGGGGCCCGGTCGTCGAGCCCGACGAAGCGGGCGCCCTCGGAGCCGCACACCTCCAGCCGGACATCGTGGCCGGCCCCGTTGTAGCGGGTGGCCGTGACGGTGGCCAGGGTGTCGTCGTCGAAGCGCAGCAGCGCCGCGCAGGTGTCCACGTCGTCGCCGTCGGCGAAGAAGGGCGCGCCCCGGTTGGCGCCCTGTGCGAAGACCGAGACCACCTCGCGGCCGGTGAGCCAGCGCAGGATGTCGAAGTCGTGGATGCCGCAGTCCCGGAACAGCCCGCCGGAGGTGGGGATGTACGCCGCGGGCGGCGGCGTACGGTCGCTGGTGCAGGCGCGCAGGGTGTGCAGCCAGCCCAGCTCGCCGGAGCGCAGCGCCTCGCGGGCGGCGAGGTAGCCCGCGTCGAAGCGGCGCTGGAAACCGATCTGCACCGGCACCGACCCGGCCTGCGCCCGTTCCACCACGGCGACCGTGCCCGGGACGTCCAGCGCCACCGGCTTCTCGCAGAACACCGGCACCCCGGCGTCCAGGGCCTGATGGAGCAGCGCGGCGTGCGCACTGGTCGCGGCGGTGATCACCACGCCGTCGAGGCCGTCCGCGTACAACTCCCCGATGCTCGCGGCGGACCGTACGCCCAGGGCCGTGGCCAGGGACGCGGCGCGTGCGGTGTCCGCGTCGGCGACGACGAGGTCGGTGACGCCCGGGACGCCCAGCAGGGTGCGGGCGTGGAACGCGCCGATGCGCCCGGTGCCGATCAGGCCGATCTTCATGCCTCGGTTCCTCTCCGGGAGGGACGTGCGGACGCGCGCACCCGCACCTTTGGAACGGTCCAACGCTCACCGTCACGGGCACCCTGCATGTCCTGATGTCCGCATGTCAACCGTTCGTAGGCGTCGAGCAGGGGCGCACTGGCAGGGCGCGCGGGCGGGGCGTGTGCGGGCGTTGACGCCGATCCGGCCCGCTGCGAGGATCGGCGTCCATGGAACGGTCCAATGAGCAGCCGGGTGCGCGGTCCGGACAACCGCCCGCGGAGCCCCCCGCGGACCGGCATCCGACGATCCGCAGCGTCGCCGCGCGGGCGGGCGTCTCCAAGTCCCTGGTCTCGCTGGTGTTGCAGGGCTCGCCACGGGTCGGCGACGCCCGGCGGCAGGCCGTACTGGCGGCCATCGAGGAGCTGGGCTACCGCCCGAACGCCGCGGCCCGCAGCCTCGTCGCACGCCGCACCCACACCGTCGGCGTGCTGCTGCACGATATGCGCAACCCCTGGTTCGTCGAGGTCCTCGACGGCCTGAACTCCCTGCTGCAGGCGCACGGCCTGCGGATGCTGATGATCGACGCCCGGCTGGACCGCCGGGCCGGCCAGGACTTCGCCCGCACCTTCCAGGAGCTGCGGGTCGACGGCATCGTCGTCGTCGGCACCCTCCCGGACACCGAGGGGCTCGCCGAGGTCGCCGCGCGGCTGCCCATCGTCGTCGCGGGCAACCACGAACCCCGGCTGCCGCGCGTCGACCTCGTCGCCAACGACGACGAGCGCGGCGCCCGGCTCGCCACCGAGCACCTCATCGGCCTCGGCCACCGCCGGATCGCCCATATCGCCGGCCAGGGAATCGTCGGCGAGCTGCGCCGCCGCGGCTTCGAGGCCGCCGTACGCGCCCACGGCCTGACGCCGACCGCCGTGGTGGAGAGCGGCGACGGGACCGAGGAGGGCGGCTACCGCGCGGCCGTCCGGCTGCTCACCCCGGCGCGCGGCACCGGGCGCCCCGCCACCGGACGCCCCACCGCCCTCTTCGCGTTCAACGACATCTCCGGCGTCGGCGCGCTGTCCGCCGCCCAGGAACTGGGCCTGGCCGTCCCCGCCGACCTCTCCCTCGTCGGCTACGACAACACCTACCTCGCCCGCATCCGCCACCTCTGGCTGAACTCGGTGAACAACGCCAGCCACGAAGTCGGCCGACGGGCGGCCCGCTGCCTCCTCGACCGTATGGAGCGCCCGGACGCCCCGGCCGGGCAGCAACTCGTCACCCCGGAACTGGAGATCAGAGGCTCGACGGCAGCACCCCGCCCCACCTGAACCACGCGGGGGCGGGCGCCGGCCCCGGCCCGCTGCCCTGTGCTCCCACGTCTCTACGCCTTCCCGTCCCGCAGTTCGCGGTCCACCGCGCGCAGCAGGGTCAGCAGCATCCGGTTCAACGGGGTGGCGATACCGTGCCGTTCACCGGCCCTGACCACCGCGCCGGTGAGGAACTCATGCTCCATGGGGCGGCCCGCCATGCGGTCGTAGAGCATCGAGGAGCCGCCGTCGCGCGGGGCGGTGGCGTAGAGCTCCAAGGTCCTGGCGATGTCCGCCTCACCGATGTCCGCGCCCTCGGCGCGCGCGACGACGGCCGCCTCGCGCAGCAGATCGCGGGTGAGCGCGGCCATCTCCGGATCGGCGAAGATCCCGATCCGCTGCTGGAGAAGTGCCGTGACCGGGTTGGCCGCGAGATTGGTGAACAACTTCCGCCAAGCGGCCGTCGTGAAGTCGGGCACGCGGTGCACCCGCAGCCCGCTGCCGTCCAGCAGGGCGGCGAACCGGTCGGCCAACGGGCCCTCGGGTACGTGCAGTTCGCTGGCGACGTGGTGCAGGATCCGGCCCGGAGCGGTGCGCTCCGCCGAGATGTAGACCACGGTGGGCAGGATGCGGGTGCCCCGGGGGACGAGCGGAGCGACGCGCTCCTCCTGGCCGATGCCGTTCTGCAGCACCGCGACGGCGGTGTCCCGGCCGCACAGCCGCCGCAGCCAGCCCTCGGCGCCCGCGGTGTCCTGCGCCTTGGTGGTCAGCAGCACCCAGTCGACCGGCCCCACCTGCGCCGGATCGGTGACGATACGCACCGCCGCGGGCCGGACCTCCCCACCGCTCTCGACGCTCAGACCCGCCAGCGGGCTGCGGACGCACAGCGTGACGTCGAGGCCGGCCCACCGTGCGAGGGCGGCCGTGTAGCCGCCGATCGCGCCGCCGCCGATCACCGCGATCCGGGCGGGCGCCGCTGCTGGGGACGTCCGGGGCATACCTCGATCGTAGAGCCGGGATCGCGGCGCCGGGGACCTGACGGGTGGGTGCCGTCCGTGCCCCGGCGCCCGGTCCGCGGCGTCGCCCGGGCGGCGGGGCCCGGACCGGTTCCGGTGGCTCTCAGCGCCGGCCGCGTTGGCCCGGCCGCTGCGCCACCCACGCTCTGACCGTGTCGGCGAACCAGTACGGTTTTCCGCCCTCCACCAGATCCGGTTCGGGCAGCAGCCCGTGCTTGCGGTACGAGCGCACGGTGTCCGGCTGCACCTGGATGTGCGCGGCGATCTCCTTGTACGACCAGAGCTTGCGGTCGGTCATCTCTGCCACCTCCTGGGCGCCGTACGCAGGATCGGCCCGGGGGAGCCGGCAGGGGGCTGCGTACGGCCTGGTGATCACTCACCCTGTGCCTGGACAACGACACCGAGTAACCATGGGGGAGGGGCTGTTGATCGGCTGTGACGGAAGCCCCGCGTAACGGTGACAGCCGTGACGCGGGGCGGATGGCTGTGACGGGGGCGGGACGGTCCGCCGATGGCGCCGCCCGGGTGGCAGGCCCCGCCCCTCGAAAGGCCCGAAAGGCCCGGAAGGCCGTGCCCTGTCCGGGGACGCGGTGCGAAAAGCCGTGTGGCGGGCCGGTTCCCCCGCTGGGAACCGGCCCGCCACACGTACATGCCCGCCGCGGCTCAGGCGTACAGCGCCCGCCAGGTCTTCTTGCCGACCTTGCCGTTGGCGGTCAGATGGTGCCGGGACTGGAACTTCTTCACCGCGGCCAGGGTCTTCGGACCGAAGTACCCGGTCACGTCCCGCCACGGGAGATAGCGGCGGTTCGCCAGCAGGCACTGCACCTGCGAGACGCGGTCACCGCGCTGACCGTGGACCGTGAGGGCGGTTCCGTTGTAGTAGGCGCAGGCGGCGAGTGTGCCGGGCCGGGCGGCGGCCGGACCGGCGGCGGACGCCGGGCCGGTGA comes from the Streptomyces angustmyceticus genome and includes:
- a CDS encoding DedA family protein encodes the protein MDVLALYGLLVLTTLPPLIPNSALLVTTGVLASRGEVFLPLVLVVVGGSALLGDLLMYLAARRFGGPVRTWMRRNPRRRALLAWTSHRIQRYGLPFVIVIRFLPSGRIVGALASGVLRYPLRRYALGAAVAEATWATYSVGLGYLGAATTGRPLYAVALGFGVSCAVAAVGTAIQWATRRRALHDPPEEDGGGEGSGTAGGGGGARGQEPPGDGWGEGRGGRASAMAAAPVPARLPVGGPAVRT
- a CDS encoding helix-turn-helix transcriptional regulator, producing MTDRKLWSYKEIAAHIQVQPDTVRSYRKHGLLPEPDLVEGGKPYWFADTVRAWVAQRPGQRGRR
- a CDS encoding 2-dehydropantoate 2-reductase, translating into MPRTSPAAAPARIAVIGGGAIGGYTAALARWAGLDVTLCVRSPLAGLSVESGGEVRPAAVRIVTDPAQVGPVDWVLLTTKAQDTAGAEGWLRRLCGRDTAVAVLQNGIGQEERVAPLVPRGTRILPTVVYISAERTAPGRILHHVASELHVPEGPLADRFAALLDGSGLRVHRVPDFTTAAWRKLFTNLAANPVTALLQQRIGIFADPEMAALTRDLLREAAVVARAEGADIGEADIARTLELYATAPRDGGSSMLYDRMAGRPMEHEFLTGAVVRAGERHGIATPLNRMLLTLLRAVDRELRDGKA
- a CDS encoding sugar phosphate isomerase/epimerase family protein; the protein is MNDAAPGLLDRLSLNQQTVRQWSLPELADGCARAGVRGVGLWRAPVREYGVAAAARLLRDAGLRVTSLCRGGFLTAPDPAGRAAALDDNRAAVDEAAALGTDTLVLVAGGLPPGSRDLTGARERVAEALAVLGPYAGQRGVRLALEPLHPMYAADRCVVSTLAQALDLAERFPAGQVGVVVDTYHLWWDDTVGTQIARAGGTGGAGSRIAAFQLADWITPLPEGALLGRGQLGDGAVDLRWFRERVEAAGYRGPVEVEIFHPALWARDGADVLAEVVDRFRTHVA
- a CDS encoding LacI family DNA-binding transcriptional regulator encodes the protein MERSNEQPGARSGQPPAEPPADRHPTIRSVAARAGVSKSLVSLVLQGSPRVGDARRQAVLAAIEELGYRPNAAARSLVARRTHTVGVLLHDMRNPWFVEVLDGLNSLLQAHGLRMLMIDARLDRRAGQDFARTFQELRVDGIVVVGTLPDTEGLAEVAARLPIVVAGNHEPRLPRVDLVANDDERGARLATEHLIGLGHRRIAHIAGQGIVGELRRRGFEAAVRAHGLTPTAVVESGDGTEEGGYRAAVRLLTPARGTGRPATGRPTALFAFNDISGVGALSAAQELGLAVPADLSLVGYDNTYLARIRHLWLNSVNNASHEVGRRAARCLLDRMERPDAPAGQQLVTPELEIRGSTAAPRPT
- a CDS encoding heavy-metal-associated domain-containing protein; the encoded protein is MAENSSCCTPEGSCHSGGTDVQVGEVTTTYRVTGMTCGHCEGAVSSEIGELAGVSSVQAVAATGLVTVTSKAPLDEDAVRAAVDEAGYELVGQAA
- the recD2 gene encoding SF1B family DNA helicase RecD2, which translates into the protein MVNAAVVEGVLERITYANEENGYTVARVDTGRGAGDLLTVVGALLGAQPGESLRMEGRWGSHPQYGKQFTVENYTTVLPATIQGIRRYLGSGLIKGIGPRIADRIVEHFGTDTLDIIETTPARLVEVPGLGPKRTKMIGAAWEEQKAIKEVMVFLQGVGVSTSIAVRIYKKYGDASISVVRNQPYRLAADVWGIGFLTADRIAQSVGIPHDSPDRVKAGLQYALSQSTDQGHCFLPEEQLIADAVKLLQVDTGLVIDCLGELAADPEGVVREQVPGDAEGAPPVTAVYLVPFHRAEISLAGRLTRLLRTGEDRMPAFQDVDWDRALAWLARRTGAELAPEQQQAVRLALTEKVAVLTGGPGCGKSFTVRSVVELARAKKATVALAAPTGRAAKRLSELTGAEASTVHRLLELKPGGDAAYDADRPLDADLVVVDEASMLDLLLANKLVKAVPPGAHLLLVGDVDQLPSVGAGEVLRDLLDGSGPVPAVRLTRIFRQAQQSGVVTNAHRINSGVPPLTTGLSDFFLFAEEDAEEAGRLAVDVAARRIPAKFGLDPRRDVQVLTPMHRGPAGAGALNGLLQQAVTPARPDLPERRFGGRVFRVGDKVTQIRNNYEKGRNGVFNGTVGVVTALDSDEQRLTVRTDEDEEVPYDFDELDELAHAYAVTIHRSQGSEYPAVVIPVTTSAWMMLQRNLLYTAVTRAKRLVVLVGSRKALGQAVRTVSAGRRCTALDHRLAGAM
- a CDS encoding citrate synthase; translation: MSDNSVVLRYGDGEYSYPVVDSTVGDKGFDISKLRAQTGLVTLDSGYGNTAAYKSAITYLDGENGILRYRGYPIEQLAERSTFVETAYLLINGELPTVDELANFKQDITYHTLLHEDVKRFYDGFPRDAHPMAMLSSVVSALSTFYQDSHNPFDEQQRHISTIRLLAKLPTIAAYAYKKSVGHPVVYPSNDLGYVENFLRMTFSVPAADYDLDPVVVSALDKLLILHADHEQNCSTSTVRLVGSSQANLFASISAGINALWGPLHGGANQSVLEMLEGIQASGGDVDSFIRKVKNKEDGVKLMGFGHRVYKNFDPRAKIIKAAAHDVLSALGKSDELLDIALKLEEHALSDDYFVERKLYPNVDFYTGLIYRAMGFPTEMFTVLFALGRLPGWIAQWHEMIKEPGSRIGRPRQIYTGVVERDFVPVEER
- a CDS encoding Gfo/Idh/MocA family protein, which codes for MKIGLIGTGRIGAFHARTLLGVPGVTDLVVADADTARAASLATALGVRSAASIGELYADGLDGVVITAATSAHAALLHQALDAGVPVFCEKPVALDVPGTVAVVERAQAGSVPVQIGFQRRFDAGYLAAREALRSGELGWLHTLRACTSDRTPPPAAYIPTSGGLFRDCGIHDFDILRWLTGREVVSVFAQGANRGAPFFADGDDVDTCAALLRFDDDTLATVTATRYNGAGHDVRLEVCGSEGARFVGLDDRAPLPSAEAKLSWRRAADPYATFMERFHDAYVTELGVFAEVAAGRAPSPCSPAEALEALYVAEACERSRRTGEPVAVADVRAPSGSPTPRG
- a CDS encoding peptidoglycan-binding domain-containing protein, which translates into the protein MNAHALSRAVQRTAVLTATAGLLTAGLLTGPASAAGPAAARPGTLAACAYYNGTALTVHGQRGDRVSQVQCLLANRRYLPWRDVTGYFGPKTLAAVKKFQSRHHLTANGKVGKKTWRALYA
- a CDS encoding dihydrodipicolinate synthase family protein; this translates as MTAPQDPAADPSAPGTPPAAARTAPSAPDAAPGARPVPAHPPSRSRTVLAAAHVVADPHTTTPDGPAAVDWDATLAFRHHLWAHGLGVAEAMDTAQRGAGLDWPAAAELIRRSAAEARTVGGLLACGAGTDQLAPHETSLDRIRGAYEEQLGLVEDAGARPVLMASRQLAAAATGPEDYRALYCHLLRQAARPVILHWLGPVFDPALAGYWGSVDPDAATETLLAIVADHPGKVDGVKVSLLDPAREVALRRRLPPAVRCYTGDDFHYPELIAGDEHGASHALLGVFDPLAPLAAAAVRLLDGGDTAGFRAALDPTVALARHLFEAPTRHYRTGIVLLAWLAGHQSHFAMVGGLQSARSLPHLRRAHQLADRLGLFPDPELAAHRMRRLLAGHGAGDA